From the Vibrio tubiashii ATCC 19109 genome, the window ATCTCTGACGAGTGTGCCATGATCACTGGCTCTATGGGCATGTTGCCATCAGCATCGCTAAACGAAAGTAAGTTCGGCCTCTACGAACCAGCAGGCGGCAGTGCTCCAGACATCGCAGGCAAGAACATTGCTAACCCAGTAGCACAGATCCTATCAGCAGCGCTAATGTTGCGTTACAGCCTAGGTGAAGAAGCTGCAGCGCAAGACATTGAAGCAGCTGTGTCTAAAGCTCTATCAGCAGGCGAGCTAACTGGTGACCTATCAGGTGACAAACCAGCACTATCGACCTCAGAAATGGGCGATAAAATCGCAGAGTACATTTTGCATTCTTAATTTAAGCAGACAGATAATAATTATTCGCTCCTGATAAGCCGTTGTCAGGAGCTATACACAGGATTGTGATAATGGGCAAAACATTATACGAGAAAGTCTACGACGCACACGTTGCCGTAGCCGCTGAGGGTGAAAACCCAATTTTATACATCGACCGCCACTTGGTTCATGAAGTCACCTCTCCACAGGCGTTCGATGGCTTGCGTGAAAAAGGTCGTCAGGTTCGTCAGGTAAGCAAGACGTTTGCAACCATGGACCACAACGTTTCAACGCAAACTAAAGACATCAATGCATCCGGTGAGATGGCACGTATCCAGATGGAAACGCTATCGAAAAACTGTGAAGAGTTTGGTGTCACCCTTTACGACATCAACCACAAATACCAAGGTATTGTGCATGTTATGGGCCCTGAGCTAGGTATCACTCTACCAGGCATGACGATTGTTTGTGGTGACTCACACACAGCGACTCACGGGGCATTTGGTTCACTCGCATTTGGTATCGGTACTTCTGAAGTTGAGCACGTTCTAGCAACTCAAACGCTAAAACAAGCACGTGCAAAAACCATGAAGATCGAAGTAAAAGGCAAGGTAGCAGCGGGCATCACTGCAAAAGATATCGTTCTAGCCATCATCGGTGAAACGACCGCAGCGGGCGGTACTGGCTACGTAGTCGAGTTCTGTGGTGAAGCGATTACTGATCTTACGATGGAAGGTCGTATGACAGTGTGTAACATGGCTATCGAGTTAGGTGCTAAAGCAGGTCTAATCGCGCCAGATGAAACCACATTCGAATACATCAAAGGCCGCAAGTTCGCACCTCAGGGTCAAGACCTAGATGCGGCAATTGAATACTGGTCGTCGCTAAAAACTGACGGTGACGCTGAGTTTGACGCAGTCGTCACGCTAAACGCAGCGGATATCAAACCTCAAGTCACTTGGGGGACAAACCCAGGTCAAGTCATCGCGGTAGATGAGCCAATTCCAGCACCAGAAAGCTTCGCAGATCCTGTAGAAAAAGCATCGGCAGAAAAAGCGCTGGCTTACATGGGTCTAGAAGCAGGCAAAGCGCTATCTGACTATAAGGTAGATAAAGTATTCGTTGGCTCTTGTACTAACTCTCGTATCGAAGACATGCGCGCTGCAGCTGAAGTGGCTAAAGGTCGCAAGGTCGCCGATAACGTTCAAGCACTTATCGTTCCAGGCTCTGAGCAAGTAAAAGCTCAAGCAGAAGCAGAAGGCTTAGATGTGATCTTTAAAGACGCTGGATTCGAATGGCGTCTGCCGGGCTGCTCTATGTGTCTAGCAATGAACAATGACCGCTTAGGTCCGCACGAGCGTTGTGCGTCTACTTCAAACCGCAACTTTGAAGGTCGCCAAGGCCGTGATGGTCGTACCCACCTAGTGAGCCCTGCGATGGCAGCGGCAGCAGCAATTGCTGGTCACTTTGTTGATATTCGTGAACTAGACTAAGGAGCAAATACATGTCAGGTTTTAAACAACACACAGGCTTAGTTGTTCCTCTAGATGCAGCGAACGTAGATACCGATGCAATCATTCCTAAGCAGTTCCTACAAAAGGTGTCTCGTCTAGGCTTTGGTAAACACTTATTCCATGATTGGCGTTTCCTTGATGACGCAGGTGAGCAGCCAAACCCAGAGTTTGTAATGAACGCTCCTCGCTATCAAGGGGCTTCTATTCTGCTAGCTCGTGAAAACTTTGGTTGTGGTTCATCACGTGAACACGCGCCATGGGCACTAGCAGATTACGGCATCAAAGCGATGATCGCGCCAAGCTTTGCTGATATTTTTTACGGTAACTCGATCAACAACCAGATGGTTCCTGTTCGTCTAACCGAGCAAGAAGTCGATGAAATTTTCCAGTTCGTCGAAGCAAACGAAGGCGCAGAAGTTGAGGTCGACCTAGAAGCGAACCTAGTTCGTGCAAACGGTAAAGAGTACTCATTTGAAATTGATGAGTTCCGTCGCCACTGTCTACTAAACGGTTTAGACAACATTGGCCTGACTCTTCAGCACGAAGACAAAATTGCCGCTTATGAAGCAAATATTCCAAGCTTCCTGAAATAAGCAAAGTTAAGACTCTGATAAGCAAAAGGTTGGCCTCGGCTAACCTTTTTTGTTGGGCCCTGAAACAAACTTGCTTTTCACTAGGTCTAGTAGTTATACCAATCGCATTAATTAGATGCTCAGAAAATTGCATAGGGAAAACCGCTTAGAACAAGGCAAAGATTGCAGCTAGCTAGTTGTTCTACCTACAAAATCTTTAACGCAGTTATCAGCGGTTTTAACAAGCAAGAATGATCAGATAATTGGTGTGATTGGTATCAAAACACTTTTACAAAGGACTTAACCTGATGATGCGTATTATTACTTTGCTACTGACTCTTATCTCTTTTCATTCACTTGCCGCGCCAAAATCAGAGCTTTGGTCTTTTTGGCAACAATCCAATCAAAGTAATACCACCGCGATTTCTCATCAGGACTGGCAATCTTTTCTAGATAGCTACTTAGTCAAAGATGGAGACAATACCTTAGTCAAATACGGTCATGTCTCACCTCAAGATAAACAAAAGTTAAATCAGTATATCGCGACACTAGCTGCTATTGATCCTAGAGAGTACTCCTCAAATGAGCAGTACGCCTACTGGGTCAACCTTTATAATGCGATTACGGTCAATTTAATCCTTGATGACTACCCAGTGAAGTCAATCACTAAGCTAGGTGGATTATTTAGTTTTGGTCCATGGGGGGATGAAGTGGTTACAATCGCCGGTAAGAAGCTCACTCTCAATGATATTGAACACCGCATTCTTCGCCCAATTTGGAATGACCCTCGTACTCACTATGCGGTGAACTGTGCCAGCCTAGGTTGTCCAAATCTACAAACCCAAGCTTTTACTGCTGATAATACCAAGCAACTCTTAGAGCAAGCAGCTAAAGAGTTTATTAATAGTGATAAAGGCGTCCTTCAACTCAAGGGGAAAACTCAGCTTTCTTCCATTTACGATTGGTTTGCAGAAGACTTTGGTAACAAACAAGAGTTGATCCAACATCTAACTCAATACCGCCCAGAGTTAGCAAATCTAAACGGTAAGTTTAGTTATGAGTACGATTGGGATTTGAATGATAAGGAATAGCGGAAGAGGATAAGGGATGCGGGAACGGGCTTCGCCCTACGGAAATCTGGAAAACTGGAAAACTGGAAAACTGGAAAACTGGAAAACTGGAAAACTGGAAAACTGGAAAACTGGAAAACTGGAAAACTGGAAAACTGGAAAACTGGAAAACTGGAAAACTGGAAAACTGGAAAACTGGAAAACTGGAAAACTGGAAAACTGGAAAACTGGAAAACTGGAAAACTGGAAAACTGGATGATTGTGTCTTCTAGGGGACAAGTTCTGTCAACACCTTCCAAACCATCGGCTCTATCAACTTAGTCTCAACAGCCACCTCTCGTAGGGCGAAGCCTACACCCGTTTTCCCGAAGGACGAAGTCCGTTCCATCTCTCCCTTAAACGCAAGAAGCCCGTTGCAATAGCAACGGGCTTCTAAAACGACGAAAGCCTAGTCGTAAGACTAGGCTTTCTTAATAAGTGGCGGAGCGGACGGGACTCGAACCCGCGACCCCCGGCGTGACAGGCCGGTATTCTAACCAACTGAACTACCGCTCCGCACTGGTTAGACTTAAAGTCTAAATTAGAACCTGGCGATGTCCTACTCTCACATGGGGAAGCCCCACACTACCATCGGCGCTAATTCGTTTCACTTCTGAGTTCGGCATGGAATCAGGTGGGTCCAAATCGCTATGGTCGCCAAGTAAAATTCTTTACCTTTTGCTTTAGGCTCTTAAACAAAGCATAAAACAAACAGTAAATGGTGCTGATACCCAGACTCGAACTGGGGACCTCATCCTTACCAAGGATGCGCTCTACCACCTGAGCTATATCAGCATCAAGATGTCCCTTTAGGACTAAAAAAGCCCGTTTTTGCAAACGGGCTCTTTTATAAATTTAAAGCCTGGCGATGTCCTACTCTCACATGGGGAAGCCCCACACTACCATCGGCGCTAATTCGTTTCACTTCTGAGTTCGGCATGGAAATCAGGTGGGTCCAAATCGCTATGGTCGCCAAGCAAATTCTTTAATTCGGAAAGCTGTTTTAAGTTCTGTAGTTACACATTCAAAGTTCTTGCTTTGAGTCCATCAAAACCCTTTGGGTGTTGTATGGTTAAGCCTCACGGGCAATTAGTACAGGTTAGCTCAACGCCTCACAACGCTTACACACCCTGCCTATCAACGTTCTAGTCTCGAACAACCCTTTAGGACCCTCAAGGGGTCAGGGAAGACTCATCTCAGGGCTCGCTTCCCGCTTAGATGCTTTCAGCGGTTATCGATTCCGAACTTAGCTACCGGGCAATGCGTCTGGCGACACAACCCGAACACCAGAGGTTCGTCCACTCCGGTCCTCTCGTACTAGGAGCAGCCCCCTTCAATCTTCCAACGCCCACGGCAGATAGGGACCGAACTGTCTCACGACGTTCTAAACCCAGCTCGCGTACCACTTTAAATGGCGAACAGCCATACCCTTGGGACCGACTTCAGCCCCAGGATGTGATGAGCCGACATCGAGGTGCCAAACACCGCCGTCGATATGAACTCTTGGGCGGTATCAGCCTGTTATCCCCGGAGTACCTTTTATCCGTTGAGCGATGGCCCTTCCATACAGAACCACCGGATCACTATGACCTGCTTTCGCACCTGCTCGAATTGTCATTCTCGCAGTCAAGCGGGCTTATGCCATTGCACTAACCTCACGATGTCCAACCGTGATTAGCCCACCTTCGTGCTCCTCCGTTACTCTTTGGGAGGAGACCGCCCCAGTCAAACTACCCACCAGGCACTGTCCTCAACCCGGATAACGGGTCTAAGTTAGAACATCAACACTACAAGGGTGGTATTTCAAGGACGGCTCCACCGATACTGGCGTACCGGTTTCAAAGCCTCCCACCTATCCTACACATGTAGGGTCAATGTTCAGTGCCAAGCTGTAGTAAAGGTTCACGGGGTCTTTCCGTCTAGCCGCGGGTACACTGCAT encodes:
- the leuC gene encoding 3-isopropylmalate dehydratase large subunit; the protein is MGKTLYEKVYDAHVAVAAEGENPILYIDRHLVHEVTSPQAFDGLREKGRQVRQVSKTFATMDHNVSTQTKDINASGEMARIQMETLSKNCEEFGVTLYDINHKYQGIVHVMGPELGITLPGMTIVCGDSHTATHGAFGSLAFGIGTSEVEHVLATQTLKQARAKTMKIEVKGKVAAGITAKDIVLAIIGETTAAGGTGYVVEFCGEAITDLTMEGRMTVCNMAIELGAKAGLIAPDETTFEYIKGRKFAPQGQDLDAAIEYWSSLKTDGDAEFDAVVTLNAADIKPQVTWGTNPGQVIAVDEPIPAPESFADPVEKASAEKALAYMGLEAGKALSDYKVDKVFVGSCTNSRIEDMRAAAEVAKGRKVADNVQALIVPGSEQVKAQAEAEGLDVIFKDAGFEWRLPGCSMCLAMNNDRLGPHERCASTSNRNFEGRQGRDGRTHLVSPAMAAAAAIAGHFVDIRELD
- the leuD gene encoding 3-isopropylmalate dehydratase small subunit; protein product: MSGFKQHTGLVVPLDAANVDTDAIIPKQFLQKVSRLGFGKHLFHDWRFLDDAGEQPNPEFVMNAPRYQGASILLARENFGCGSSREHAPWALADYGIKAMIAPSFADIFYGNSINNQMVPVRLTEQEVDEIFQFVEANEGAEVEVDLEANLVRANGKEYSFEIDEFRRHCLLNGLDNIGLTLQHEDKIAAYEANIPSFLK
- a CDS encoding DUF547 domain-containing protein, yielding MMRIITLLLTLISFHSLAAPKSELWSFWQQSNQSNTTAISHQDWQSFLDSYLVKDGDNTLVKYGHVSPQDKQKLNQYIATLAAIDPREYSSNEQYAYWVNLYNAITVNLILDDYPVKSITKLGGLFSFGPWGDEVVTIAGKKLTLNDIEHRILRPIWNDPRTHYAVNCASLGCPNLQTQAFTADNTKQLLEQAAKEFINSDKGVLQLKGKTQLSSIYDWFAEDFGNKQELIQHLTQYRPELANLNGKFSYEYDWDLNDKE